The genomic DNA TTCTCCTTCTTGGGGAGGTTCTGGAGGATCGATGGGTATTTCACTGGTGCTGAGGACATCAAAGATGAGAACTGATTGATGGGAGGCGATCGCTCTGCCACTTTCGCTAATCAGTGTTGGTACGGGTATTTGATGTTCGGCACAGGTATCTTTTAATTCGGCTACAATATCATTGGCGTAGTTCTGCATATTGTAGTTTTTAGAGGCGTAGAAGTTGGTTTGAGAGCCGTCGTAGTCCACCCCTAAGCCTCCACCTACATCCAGATATTTCATGTCTGCGCCTAACATTGCTAATTCTACATAGATGCGGCTGGCTTCTTGGATGGCATCTTTGATGACGTTAATAGCGGAGATTTGTGAGCCGATATGGAAGTGTAACAATTTGAGGGAGTCGAGTAAGTTAGCTTCTTTGAGCTTTTCTACTGCTTCGGTGATTTCGGGGATGGTTAATCCAAATTTAGCGCGATCGCCTGTGGATGTTCCCCATCTGCCCATGCCTTGGGTACTTAATTTGGCTCTGACTCCAACTATGGGTTTAATTCCTAGTTGACGGTTAGCGGCAATGACTAAATCTACTTCTTCAATTTGTTCTAGAACAATGATTGGGGTTTGTCCGAGTCTTTGGGCTAACATTGCGGTTTCAATGTATTCTCGGTCTTTGTAGCCGTTGCAAATTAAGAATGCACCGGGGGTATCCAATAAGGCTAGGGCAATCATTAATTCTGGCTTAGAACCGGCTTCTAGCCCAAATTGATGGGGTTTGCCAAATCGTACTAGGTCTTCAATTAAGTGCCTTTCCTGGTTACATTTAACGGGGAATACACCACGATAAACACCGGGATAGTTATATCGAGCGATCGCTTTGGCAAAACAAGCATTTAATCGTTCAATCCGATCTTCTAAAATATCGGAAAAGCGAATTAACAGAGGCAGTCCCAAATTTCGCTGCTTTAAGGCTTTGACTAATTCAAATAAGTCTAGAGAACCTCCGCGATCGCCTTTGGGGGAAACTGTCACATGACCAGCAGCATTAATGGAAAAATAAGGCTTACCCCAACCTTCTATCCGGTATAAATCTTCACTATCTTCAATTTTCCAAGTCCGAGATAATTCTCCTGACGTGGCACTAGGTGGTAGCAATTTTTTCTGCTTCTGGTTTTTTTGTTCTAATTTATACCCATTTTTAGACATTTTCACCATCTCATCGGTAGTTGACTCGACACCCATTTCTGACCTCTGTGTTTCACCCACGAACTAACAATTTAGCAAATTAGTATACTCACAGATATACAAAAAGCAAGATTTTTTCTGGGTTAATAACTGGTTAAGAATATTAGTCATTAGCAAAAATATTCTCCCCATCTCTCCATCTCCTCATTTCTTCCTGGAACTACTAGACAAAAGACGTACATACAATTGACAATTAACGCAGATAATTTTTATGCTTTGGGAGACAGACTTGGAACGCACATTTTTAGCAATTAAGCCTGATGGAGTCCAACGCGGGTTGGTAGGTGAAATTATCCGTCGTTTTGAAACAAAAGGCTTTACCCTCGTGGGTTTGAAGTTGATGAACGTCAGCAAAGAATTAGCTGAAAAACACTATGATGTTCACAAGGAAAGACCTTTCTTTCCTGGTTTAATTCAATTTATTACCTCTGGTCCGGTTGTGGCTATGGTTTGGGAAGGTGATGGTGTTGTTGCATCTGCAAGAAAAATTATTGGTGCAACCAATCCTTTAAGTGCAGAACCAGGTACAATTCGTGGTGATTTTGGTGTGACTGTTGGTCGTAACTTAATCCACGGTTCTGATGCTATAGAAACAGCCCAAACTGAAATCAAGCTTTGGTTTAAGGAAGAAGAGTTAGCTAGTTGGCAACCTACTCTAACTCCTTGGTTATACGAGTAAGTTGGTGATTGGTGACTGGTGACTGGTGATTGGTAAGAGTTTATTCTTACCAATTACCCATTACCAATTACCCATGACCTATTTTGTAACTTCGGTTTTTTCAGGTTCTTCGACTTTTATTTCTATTTCTGTGCGTTTGGAAAATCCCCAGGCTAGGATAATACCGATTGCACTAACCGTGATCCATTGGGGTGGAACTAAGTCTTCATTAATCACTTTTAACAACAAACGCAAACCAACGAAAGCTACAGTGATATAACCTGCATCTTCTAAATGTAAATACTCATCTAACCAGCGAATAAATAACCCGGCCATAAATCTCAGGGTGACGATACCGATGGTTGTACCGGTAATTACTAACCATGCTTCTTGAGATACGGCGATCGCAGTTGTGACACTATCTAAGGAAAAGGCTAGGTCTGTAAAAGCGATCACAGGTATGGCTTGCAATAGAGATTTAAATCGGGGTCCGTGATGTTGGTTATCTTCGTCCTCTTGGGATGTGAAATGCTGAAATACTAACCACAGTAGGTAAGCTGCACCGAGTAGTTCAAATTGCCAGAATTTTTGTACCCAGGTAGCTGTTAACAGTAGGGTAATTCGCAGCACATAGGCAAATACTAAACCAATGTTTAAGGCTTGATTTTCTAGTTTTTTGTCTTCTAATCCTTGGGCGATCGCAGCCAAGGCGATCGCATTATCCGCTGATAGTACAGCTTCCAGAAAGACCAATATCAGCAGAACTATAGAGGCTTCAAAGCTGAAATCAAAGTGTAGGTAATTAAATATTTGATCTAGCATTCCAATTTCTTAGACAGTGAAAATCTTAAATTAACAGAAACTGATATTTTCATCATAGATAGGGTTATAAATTGCTACCCTATACCAGCTTAACGCAATTTTGGGAGACTTTGATATCAATAGAATTACGAATTATCACATCCTGTAAATTTTGATAATGAAAAATATCTTTTTTTTAACGAACCGCAGAGGACACAGAGAAAAACTACATCCTCTAAATCCTTCAATCCTGGATATCCTGATTCAGACATTCATTCAACTACAGCATTAAGTGAATCTGTAAAAAGTGGATTTAAAAATATTTGAGAAATATTTAAGTTCTATAAACAGTTGCTTTCCTACAGGATTTGCATATTTTTATAAAGTCAAAATCCCTATATTTTCAGGATTATTTTCAATATTGAAGATCATAGATTCATCTAATTTTAACTGCTGTGCTAAATCATTATGTTTACATTTAGCAATGTATTTTTCTAGATCATTCTTCATTTTCTCAGCTTACCTTTCTATGTAAAATATCTCTCAAACCCTTATTTCTCCGTATCCTTTAGTCTGGAGTAGTTTGTTACTCCATATTACGTAATTCATAACCGAAATTCTCAATCATCCAGAAATCAGGTAAAATGGCAAAATGTCAACAAAAACCCATTATCCAAACATAACTAGATATAACTATAATTTTACCCAGTCATCCCCATTCTGAACACTAACGCACCAGGTGAACTGTTTTAACGGGGAGAAATCAAGTTAAAAATAAGTAGGCTAAAGAAACGGGGAAACTAAAGTGAGTTCTGAATTTGATTACGATTTAGTGATTATTGGCGCAGGTGTAGGCGGTCATGGCGCAGCCCTACACGCTGTTAATTACGGGTTAAAAACGGCGATTATAGAAGCAGCAGACATGGGTGGAACTTGTGTCAACCGGGGTTGTATTCCCTCTAAAGCATTGCTGGCCGCTTCAGGAAAGGTACGCGAATTACGCAATGCCCATCATCTCAAATCTTTGGGTATTCAAATTGGTAATGTAGAATTTGATCAACAAGCGATCGCTGATCATGCTACTAATCTTGTTAACAAAATTCAAGGCGACTTAACCAACAGCCTCAAACGCTTAGGTGTAGATATTATTCGCGGTTGGGGAAAAGTCGCAGGTTCACAAAAAGTTAACGTCTCCACAGAAAACGGTGATAAAACCATCACCGCCCAAGATATCATCCTTTGTCCCGGTTCAGTTCCCTTCGTTCCTCCCGGCATTGAAATAGACTGTAAAACAGTATTTACCAGCGACCAAGGCGTAAAATTAGAAACCTTACCAGATTGGATTGCTATTATTGGTAGTGGTTACATCGGTTTAGAATTTTCCGATATTTACACCGCTTTAGGTTGCGAAGTCACCATGATAGAAGCCCTGGATAAATTAATGCCAGGATTTGATGATGATATTGCTAAACTAGCAGAACGGGTATTAATTAAACCCCGCCCCATTGAAACCAGAGTTGGCATATATGCGAAAAAAATCACTCCTGGTTATCCCGTAGTTATTGAGTTAGCAGACTTCCAAACCAAAGAAGATGTAGAAGTTTTAGAAGTTGATGCTTGTTTAGTCGCTACAGGCCGCATCCCCGCTACCAAAAATATCGGTTTAGAATCGGTAGGTGTGGAACTGGATAAACGCAACTTTATCCCCGTAAATGATGGCATGGCTGTTTTATCAGGTGGTGAAATCGTTCCCCATCTCTATGCCATAGGTGATGCTAACGGGAAAATGATGTTAGCCCATGCCGCCTCTGCCCAAGGTATTGTAGCTGTAGAGAATATTTTGGAGAAAGGTAAAAAAATAGATTACCGTAGCATTCCCGCCGCAGCTTTTACCCATCCAGAAGTTAGTTATGTGGGTTTAACAGAAACAGCAGCCCAAGAATTAGGTTTAGCAGAAGGTTTTGAAGTTGCCACCAGCAGAAGTTACTTTAAAGGTAATTCCAAAGCCTTAGCAGAAAACGAAGCTGACGGCATTGCCAAAGTGATTTATCGTCAAGATACAGGTGAGGTTTTAGGTGTGCATATTTTTGGCGCACACGCTTCCAGTATAATTCACGAAGCATCCGCCGCAGTTGCAAACCGTCAATCGGTAAAAGACTTAGCTTACTTAGTTCACGCCCATCCTACACTATCAGAAGTGTTAGATGAAGCTTACAAACGGGCGATCGCTAGTTAGAAGAAGGTGACAGGTGACAGGTGACAGGTGACAGGTTACAGGTAAAAAGATTTTTCCCCTCACTCACCCACTCACCCACTCACCCACTCACCCACTCACCCACTCACCCACTCACCCCTGACTCCTAAAAAAATGCAAATTCGTCGTCGTCACCCTAGTCGAGCTATTGATGTTTCTATTATTCGCTTCCAAGCAGTTTTAGAAGATATTGAACCAAATAATATTTTAGAAGAAATTGTTTGGCATAAAGAAATTGAAGTTGAGCAAATGCGGGAAAAGCAGCCTTTGCAAGAATTGCAGAAAAAAGCCCTTTCTGCACCACCAACCCGTGATTTTATAGCTGCATTAAAACAAGGTAAAACTAAACCTGCATTAATCGCAGAAGTGAAAAAAGCTTCTCCGAGTAAAGGTATTTTACGGGAAGATTTTAACCCTGTAGAAATAGCAAAAGCCTATCAAGAAGGTGGTGCTAGTTGTCTTTCTGTTCTCACAGATAAAAAGTTTTTTCAAGGTGGTTTTGAAAACTTATCTTTAGTTCGTACTGCCGTAGATTTACCTTTATTATGTAAGGAATTTATTATTTATCCTTATCAAATGTATTTAGCGCGAGTTAGTGGCGCGGATGCAGTTTTGTTAATAGCAGCAATTCTTAGTGATCAAGATTTACAATATTTTGTTAAAATTGCCAACAGTCTAAAAATGGCAGCTTTAATAGAAGTGCATAGTTTAGAGGAATTAGATCGAGTTTTAGCCTTAGATGGAGTAGCTTTAATTGGGATAAATAACCGTAACCTAGAAGATTTTACCGTTGATTTACAAACAACTTGTCAATTATTAAAAGAGCGAGGAAATCAATTAAAAGAGAAAGGAATACTCGTAGTTAGTGAATCGGGAATTCATCAACCAGCAGATTTAATCACCGTAGAAACAGCCGGTGCATCCGCTGTACTTGTTGGTGAATCTTTGGTAAAACAACCAGATCCAAAATTAGCAATTAATCAGCTTTTTAGTAAGTAATTTATCAGGGTTTAGTTTGTAGGTTGGGTTAAGCGACAGTGCAACCCAACACAACTCTGGAAAAATTAGTTTTTCTAACATCAACCCAAATCATAGTAAAATAGTTAATGTTATTTGTTATTTATTGAATATTATTGAACACAGATGCACGCAGATAAACGCAGATAAAATATAAATGATTGTATGGATTTTGTGATTTTGTAAAAGTAGTTAGTAA from Okeanomitos corallinicola TIOX110 includes the following:
- the lpdA gene encoding dihydrolipoyl dehydrogenase, with amino-acid sequence MSSEFDYDLVIIGAGVGGHGAALHAVNYGLKTAIIEAADMGGTCVNRGCIPSKALLAASGKVRELRNAHHLKSLGIQIGNVEFDQQAIADHATNLVNKIQGDLTNSLKRLGVDIIRGWGKVAGSQKVNVSTENGDKTITAQDIILCPGSVPFVPPGIEIDCKTVFTSDQGVKLETLPDWIAIIGSGYIGLEFSDIYTALGCEVTMIEALDKLMPGFDDDIAKLAERVLIKPRPIETRVGIYAKKITPGYPVVIELADFQTKEDVEVLEVDACLVATGRIPATKNIGLESVGVELDKRNFIPVNDGMAVLSGGEIVPHLYAIGDANGKMMLAHAASAQGIVAVENILEKGKKIDYRSIPAAAFTHPEVSYVGLTETAAQELGLAEGFEVATSRSYFKGNSKALAENEADGIAKVIYRQDTGEVLGVHIFGAHASSIIHEASAAVANRQSVKDLAYLVHAHPTLSEVLDEAYKRAIAS
- the speA gene encoding biosynthetic arginine decarboxylase, with the protein product MGVESTTDEMVKMSKNGYKLEQKNQKQKKLLPPSATSGELSRTWKIEDSEDLYRIEGWGKPYFSINAAGHVTVSPKGDRGGSLDLFELVKALKQRNLGLPLLIRFSDILEDRIERLNACFAKAIARYNYPGVYRGVFPVKCNQERHLIEDLVRFGKPHQFGLEAGSKPELMIALALLDTPGAFLICNGYKDREYIETAMLAQRLGQTPIIVLEQIEEVDLVIAANRQLGIKPIVGVRAKLSTQGMGRWGTSTGDRAKFGLTIPEITEAVEKLKEANLLDSLKLLHFHIGSQISAINVIKDAIQEASRIYVELAMLGADMKYLDVGGGLGVDYDGSQTNFYASKNYNMQNYANDIVAELKDTCAEHQIPVPTLISESGRAIASHQSVLIFDVLSTSEIPIDPPEPPQEGESPIINYLWETYQSINQENYQEFYHDAAQFKEEAISRFNLGILRLKERAKAERLYWACCKKVLDITRQQEYVPDELEDLEKIMASIYYINLSVFQSAPDCWAIDQLFPIMPIHCLDKEPTQRGILADLTCDSDGKIDHFIDLRDVKSVLELHKFDRNEPYYLGMFLNGAYQEIMGNLHNLFGDTNAVHIQLTPKGYQIEHVVKGDTMGEVVKYVQYDSEDMVEKIRQRCEKALEENQISLSESQLLLQTYEQSFMRYTYLNS
- a CDS encoding TerC family protein; translation: MLDQIFNYLHFDFSFEASIVLLILVFLEAVLSADNAIALAAIAQGLEDKKLENQALNIGLVFAYVLRITLLLTATWVQKFWQFELLGAAYLLWLVFQHFTSQEDEDNQHHGPRFKSLLQAIPVIAFTDLAFSLDSVTTAIAVSQEAWLVITGTTIGIVTLRFMAGLFIRWLDEYLHLEDAGYITVAFVGLRLLLKVINEDLVPPQWITVSAIGIILAWGFSKRTEIEIKVEEPEKTEVTK
- the ndk gene encoding nucleoside-diphosphate kinase is translated as MERTFLAIKPDGVQRGLVGEIIRRFETKGFTLVGLKLMNVSKELAEKHYDVHKERPFFPGLIQFITSGPVVAMVWEGDGVVASARKIIGATNPLSAEPGTIRGDFGVTVGRNLIHGSDAIETAQTEIKLWFKEEELASWQPTLTPWLYE
- the trpC gene encoding indole-3-glycerol phosphate synthase TrpC; its protein translation is MQIRRRHPSRAIDVSIIRFQAVLEDIEPNNILEEIVWHKEIEVEQMREKQPLQELQKKALSAPPTRDFIAALKQGKTKPALIAEVKKASPSKGILREDFNPVEIAKAYQEGGASCLSVLTDKKFFQGGFENLSLVRTAVDLPLLCKEFIIYPYQMYLARVSGADAVLLIAAILSDQDLQYFVKIANSLKMAALIEVHSLEELDRVLALDGVALIGINNRNLEDFTVDLQTTCQLLKERGNQLKEKGILVVSESGIHQPADLITVETAGASAVLVGESLVKQPDPKLAINQLFSK